The genomic DNA ACAGTGAGAGGTTGGGTAAATCCTCGCTCCAATAACAGGGAACCAATATAGCTATCTTTTGAAAAACCATATATGAGGATGTAGAGGAGAAAACTAGCTGCTAGCGCCCCAGATATTGTAGCAAAAAAGTTGGTGTCTAACTCCTGACGTTTATTCTTTTTTTGAATCATAATCTACCACTGAAAATAGCTGAAATACTATTTTATAACAAGCTCTTCATATTCTGGACAAAAGTAGCATAGATGAGGGATAATAATAAAGGTGACAATCCTCAATGGTAAAAAAAAAGGGTATAGGGGAGACAAGGGGATTGCACCGGCAATAAACAGCCAGTAAATTTAAGATTTTGACGAATGAAAAGAATAGGAATAATTGGTGGCGGACAGTTAGCCTGGATGATAGGATTGGCGGCGCCTCAGGAGGGGGTAACTATTTGGGTGCAAACTCCCAATGAGGACGATCCGGCTGTAAGTGTGGCAGAAGGGGTCATTTTGGCACCAATAGCCTGTGTGGAAGCCACAGCCAGATTGGCACAACACTGTGATGTTATCACCTTTGAAAATGAATTTGTGGAGCTAGAGGGATTAAAATCATTGGCCAGCCAGGGGATTTGTTTCTACCCCCGTCTGGAAAGTCTCGCCCCCCTGTTGGACAAGTACCAACAACGTACTTTTTTTGCCTCCCTGGGTTTGCCTCTGCCTCACTTCAAAGCCTATGAAAAACCCGAGGATTTCCAGGACTTCTCCTTCCCCCTAGTGTTGAAGGCTCGTCGTCACGGCTATGATGGACAGGGGACAGTTATCGTAGAATCTTTCTCTCAACTCAGGAAGGCTCTAACTACATTTAAGGATACCCCCCTACTGATAGAAGAGTATATTCCCTTTGAACGGGAATTGGCAGTAATTGCCGCCCGTGGCCTTACCGGTGAGATTAAGATATA from Geminocystis sp. M7585_C2015_104 includes the following:
- a CDS encoding 5-(carboxyamino)imidazole ribonucleotide synthase, whose product is MKRIGIIGGGQLAWMIGLAAPQEGVTIWVQTPNEDDPAVSVAEGVILAPIACVEATARLAQHCDVITFENEFVELEGLKSLASQGICFYPRLESLAPLLDKYQQRTFFASLGLPLPHFKAYEKPEDFQDFSFPLVLKARRHGYDGQGTVIVESFSQLRKALTTFKDTPLLIEEYIPFERELAVIAARGLTGEIKIYPVVQTYQSQQICRWVLAPALLEESKVIQINHIAEKILLELDYVGVLGIEFFLTREGEVIVNEVAPRTHNSGHYTIVGCRTSQFAMQLQAITGKSLGETKLKSDGVLMINLLGYKWGREEYSSQRREIEELGGVIHWYGKSKSRPGRKLGHVTFLLTADSRESLDAQAQSLIQKVEAIWYGGSQQA